The segment TCCTCGATCTGCTCCGCCCTGAGGATCGAATAGAACGCCCAGGTCCTGATGATGTCGTGGGACTGGGGCCTGAGGCTCATGGGGAAAAGCTTCTTGTGGAGCTCCTCGTCCCTGCCCCAGAATGTGTTGTAAAGAGAGGAACCGGAAGAATCCATCCATGTGTCGAACACATCAGGGCATCCGATGAGCTTCCCGCCGCATTTCGGGCACTTCTCCACCGGAGGAGCGTCGAAAACGGGATCGACATAGCACTGCTCCTCGGTGGCGCAGATGGCATGCCCGCAGGATTCGCATTCCCAGATTGGGATCGGAGTGGCGAAGACCCTCTGCCTGCTGAGGACCCAATCCCATTCCAAGGAGTTGGTCCAATCGCGGAGCCTGGTCTTCATGAATTCAGGATGCCAACCGATCTCGTCGGCCCTCTTGAGGATGGCGTCTTTGAATGAAGTGGTCTTGAGGAACCACTGGGGAACCTGAAGAAATTCGATGGGCGTGTGGCATCTCCAGCAGATGGAGACCTGCTGGGGGTTGTCCTCCTGCTTCACGAGAAGGCCGGCAGCGCGGAGATCTTCGATCGCGGCTTCCCTCGCCTCGAGAACCGGCATGCCTGCGTACTTCCCGGAGAGTTCGGTCATCTTCCCGCTCTCGTCGATGCCTTTCTCCATGGGGAGACGGTATTTCATGACCCACATGAGGTCGTCCTTGTCCCCGATGGTGCATATCATCACGTTTCCGGTTCCGTAGTCGAGCTTGACGGCGGGATCGGAGATGACTTTGACCCTCCTCCCATAAAGCGGAGTGATGAGCTCCTTGCCGACGAGATGGGCTTTCTCCTTGTCCTCAGGGTTGACGGCGACGACCTTGCATGTGCAGAGCAGCTCAGGCCTTGTGGTCGCGACGAGAACGTAATCGTCCTCCTTGCCGGAATCGGCGACCATGAATTTGATGTAATTCAGCTTGTTTACGTTGTCCCTATACTCGACTTCCGCGTCGGCGAGGGCGGTCATGCACCCGGGGCACCAATTGACGGGGAAGTTCGCCTTGTACACGAGACCCCTTTTGAAAAGATTCACGAAGGAAAGCTGGGTGATCTTCCTGTAATATGGAGCGTCAGTCTGGTAATAGATGCTGGGATCCATGGACTCCCCGAGCATCTTGAAGTCCTCGGTCATCTGCGCGATGAAACCGTTGGCATACTCCTCGCACAGCCTCCTGTATTCCTGCCTGGGAGTGTCGAGCTTGGTGATGTGGTGCTTCTTCTCCACCTTGACCTCTATAGGAGTCCCGTTGACGTCGAAGCAAAGGGGGAAGAACACGTTGTAGCCTCTCATCCTCCTGAAGCGGGCGGCGAAATCGATCAGAGAATACCCTGTGGCGTGCCCGAGATGGAGCGGCCCGGAAGTATACCTGGGGGGATTGTCGATGCTGAACACGGGCTTATCGGATTTGGGGTCGAAACGGTAGACCGCCTCCGAATCCCACATATCCTGCCAGCGTTTCTCTATGGAAGCTGAGTCGTACTGTGCCATGACTAACGGCCATGCATTATTGAAAACATATATAATGGGTGTCAAAAAGAGCGGATGGCTGCGCCAGAGCTCGGATTCAGCTGTGCGGACTGTCCTTCCATCTTCAAACTCATAAAGATGCTGCGCCCTCGGTATCTCATCCTTAATCTGATACCTTCAACTTCGCATAAAGGAGCATCGCAATACCCTTTTCCTCAAAATAATGTCAATAATGAGCATTGAAATGTTCTTTTTCGATAAGACTGCATATTATCTGTAAAAAGGGGTTTGGGGCATTTCAGCCCCTTTTATTCAGGATACGAGATATAACTTCGGAGCAGCTCCCGAGAACTCATGGCCTTTCAGCGTCTCCGGGGATGCCGTCAGCTTCGACTTCCCATCGTAGAATGACAGCCCATAAAACGCATAAGGGCCCATGCTATCCAGATTCCCGCCGAATTCTATGCTTTGAAGCGAATAGCAATTGGCGAAAGCTTTCATGCCAATGGATTCCACATTCTTCAAATCTGCCGAGACCAAAGTGCCGCATTTGTAGAATGCTTTGTCCGCGATGGATGCCACCGAAATCTCCCATCCCTTGTATACCACTGAAGAGGGAGCGACAGAAACCGCATCCGAATATCCGGTAATAGATGCCTTGCGGAAATCAGCGGAGATAATTGTATAGTCCAGCCCATCGACCGAGAACTGCTCGCCATCAATGAGATCCTCCAGCATGCAAAGGGCCTTGCCCGATTCGACGTACGTATGTCCACGGAGCTTCAGGGTATGTTCCATCACATTCCCATTGAAATCTTTGAAAGTAATCCCGTAGAAAGCATTGGGCCCTATATATATCAGAGATTTAGACAGATACACGTTCTCCAGGGATTTGCATCCGCTGAAAGCACTCTTCCCTATCTTCCTTACCCCATCCTCAACCGTGAGATCCTTTAGATTGATGCAGTTGAAGAAAGCGTACTCGCTTACCACGGAGATATTGCTGGGGATCGTCAGAGATGTCAGCCCATTGCAGTACGGGAACGCCTTGAATCCCACAGAAGCCACGGTGGAAAGATCTACGCTGGACACCCCGTTGTTATTGTAGAAGGCGTTAGTTCCTATGACCGCCCCATGGCCGATGAAGCGTATGTCCTTCATGTTCTTGCACGCGCTGAATGCGCTGGCTTCCAGAACGACGTCGTCCCCGGGTATAGTGATAGAGGTCAGACCGCAGCTGAAGAACGCGTAGCTTCCGATTTTCTTGAGGGTGCTGGGTATGGATATGTCTGTAAGGGACTGGCAATAGGAGAATGATTTCAGCCCGACGGATTCAACTAACCCCAGGCTCACAGATTCCAAGGATGTGCACCTGTAGAACGCATAGCTTCCTATAGTCTTCACCGAAGCCGGTATGGTCACATGCTTCAGATCTGCGCAGCCGTAGAATGCCTTGCTCGCGATGGACGTCACGGGATACCCATTGTATTCCGACGGGATCGCGACGATATCCCTGGCTCCGGCATATCCTGCTCCGAATCCGTTCAGGATGGCCTCGCCATCCCTCACGGAATAGGAAAGCTCCGAATCGCTGGAGTACAGCTTGCCGTCTCCGGAGCCCGCGAATGTATGGCCCGGAAGGGAACCGTAATCGAGCAGAGACGTTCCCGCGTAGAATTCCAGTCCGTAGAACGCATATGCCCCTATCGGCCCCACGGAATCCCCGATCGCAATATAAGACAGAGAAACACAGTTGTCGAAAGCGCCGATCCCAATGGGTCCCGCGGAGTCCCCGATCGTCAGGGAAGCCAGAGAACCGCATTCGGAAAATGCCCAGTCGCCAATCGATGCGACGGATGAGGGGATAGCGGCGGATACCAGAGAACCGCATCCGAAGAACGCATAGCTCCCGATGGACGCTACGGAATCGGGGATGCCCACAGATGCCAGATGATCGCAGCGGAAGAACGCGCGGATGCCGATCAATCCGACGGATGAGGGGATTTCGTACACATAATCCTGCTTTCCGGCCGGATAGGCTATCAGCAGAGTCTTGTCTTTGTCGAAAAGGACGCCGTCGGACGAGCTGTACTTCGCGTTCTCCTGATCCACCGCTATCGATTCCAGAGAAGAGCAGCCGCAGAATGCGCCGTCTCCGATGGACTCCGCGGAACAGGGTATGTCGACGGACGCCAAAGAGACGCAATCGGAAAATGCCCATGCCCCGATGCGTGCCACCGAACTCCCGAAGGACACGGACTCCAGCAAATCGCATCCGTAGAACGCATAATCGCCTATGCGCCCGACGGAATTTCCGATTGACACGGATTCCAAAGAATCGCAGCCGGAGAACGCATAATCGCCTATGGAATCCGCGGAATCCGGTATGGCCAGGGATTTTATGGGGGTACCTACGAACGACTGTTCGCCGATGGATACGACATGCCCTGGAATCGAAATCGATCCCAGGTTTGAGCAACCGAAGAACGCATAGCTCCCTATAGATACTATGGAATCTGGCATCGAAATCGTTCTGAGATATGAACATCCGAAGAACGCATAGCTCCCTATGGAAGTCACCTGATCTTCTATGGTCACAGATTTGATGCGATTGTCCGCCCAGGGGGAATTGATCGAGTAATCGTCCATCGGCCCTGAGCCCGATATGACCAAATTTCCGCTTCTATCAAGATTCCAAGACAGGTTTTCTCCGCAGGTTCCTGACGACGAAGCATCATACTCATCGAACAGAGGGGACATCGGTATCATGGCGGCGGCCGCGATCAGCATCAGCGCCAAGACCGCCAGCATCCCGGGGCCGTTGCGTCTCGAGGCATGGCCGCCGCTGGAGGATGGAATGCGAGTTCCTCCCTCCTCCAGACCTCCGGAATGATCGGGAAAGGGAGCGATCGATTTGATTGCCATATGCAAACCTCATATAACATGCGCTAGAACCGCATATAACATGCATATAGGATCAGGAAATAAAAAATGCTCCTGGACTCTGTGCGGAACAGATTGGAATCATACCTCGGACAATTCAAAAACATAGTGGTGGCGGGAACTAAGAAATGGCTTGAGGCTGAAAAGCTTCCACCATTCTGACGGTTCGCAGCACCCGATTATCTCCTTATTTACCGCAGCAAGAACCCGCCCCATCCTCACTGATAAATATGGAACGCGACGTTTCTTAGCACGCACTCCGGGGGTGTGGGACAATCGCATCGGAAGGAAAGATAAAAGTGGAGGTTTGGCGCCCCGCGAATTACATCATATTCGTCAGGGTCAACCCCAAAGTGATCGTCGACGGCGCAGAAGTGGGCAAAATCAAGAACGGAGAGAGCATATTCTTCGAGACGACCCCTGGAGAGCATGAGATCCAGGTCAAGGCGCTCACCACGGCCAACTACAAAGCCAAACTCGACCTTCATGAAGGAAGCATCATTAAGGTCGGAACTGACGTCGTGGGCTGGCTCCTGGAGGCCGTGGAATCCAAATCCTGATCCGGCGCGCCGCGACATAGTATTCTTCAAGAGATAATCAAGACCGAAGACCGGTCTACAAAATGTTTGGTTGGAATCCGAAGACTCCAACCATATGTGCTGAGCACATAATTAAATAGAGGGCCTGAAAGCCCATTAAATTCAGGACTCCAGATAAAGCTTCGGCACTATTCCGGAGAACGAATGCCCGCTCAAAGACTCGGGAGACAAAGAAATCTTGGTATCCCCATCGTAGAACGACAGACCGTAGAAGGCATATGCTCCGATTGATTCCAAATCATGCCCAAATTCTACACTTCTTATTGATGAACAATTGGCGAATGCTTTCATGCCTATGGACTTGACATTACTCAGATCCGCAACTCTCAAGGTTTCGCAGCCGTAAAATGCCTTATCCGCGACAGATGTCACCGAAATCGACACTCCGTTATATGTCACATTTGCGGGTACCGAGAGTACTGATCCGCTGAATCCGGTAACACAGACCTCAAGATCAACTACAGAGGTTACGCAGTAATCGAGACCGTCCAAAGAGAACCTATCTCCGACCGCGAGCCCTCCAGTCATCCTTAAAATCTTTCCGGAGCCTGCGAACGAGTTTCCGCCAAGAGTCTCAGGAGACACCGCGAGTTTTGACTTGCCGTCATAAAACGACAGACCGTAGAACGCGTAAGCACCCAGAGAAGAGAGAACGGTGCCAAACTCTACACTTTCTAACGAGAGGCAATTAGCAAAGGCTTTCATGCCAATTGACTTCACATTGACTAAATTTGCGGTCTTCAGAGTTTCGCAGCCATAAAACGCCTTATCTGCGACAGATGTCACAGACACGTCCCATCCTTTGTAAATAACGGATGATGGAATGTCAGTGACCTTACCGCGATACCCGATTATGGAAGCCTCGTGGGACTCGGCTGACGTGATCTCCAAATCCAGATTGCCAACAGAGAACGCTTCTCCGTCAATAAGCTCGGCAGTCATGCGCAGAACCTTTCCAGATCCAACGTACAAATGCCCACGGAGCTTAAGGTTCTGATCCATCGTCTTCCCATCGATCCCAATAAACTTCACACCATGGAACGCGTTGGTCCCTATGTACGTCAAAGATCCGGGGAGGGTCACACTTTCAAGACCTGTACACCCGCTGAATGCACTCTTTCCGATTTTTCTAACCCCTTCCTCGACTATGAGCTCCTTCAAATTAACACAATTGAAGAAAGCGTACTCGCTCACGACAGATACGTTGCTCGGGATTGTCACAGATGTGAGCCCGTAGCAGTACGGGAACGACTTGAACCCTACTTGAGCTACCGTCAAGAGATCTACGCTGGAAACACCATTGTTATTATAGAACGCGTTGGTCCCTATGACAGTGCCGTGGCCTGTAAAGCGTATTTCGCTCATGTTTTTGCATGCGCTGAATGCGCTGGCTTCGAGGATGACATCATCCCCAGGTATCGTAATCGATGTCAGGCCGCAACTGAAGAATGCATAGCCCCCGACTCTCTTGAGAGTCGTTGGCAACTGGATATCCTTCAAGGACTGGCAGTAAGAAAACGATTTCAAACCCACTGACTCCACAGATCCGAGACCGATGAATTCTAAGGAGGAACACTTATAGAATGAGTAATTCCCTATGCTTCTCACAGAGTCTGGGATGAATGCCTGCTTTAGATTTTCGCATCCATAAAATGCCTTATCAGCTATGAAGGTTACAGGATACCCACAGTATTTCGATGGGACCCTAAGCGTTTCCTTGGGGCCTACATAATCTGAGCCGAAGCCATTCAACGTAGCCTCACCATTCTTCACAGAAGTGGAGAACAAAGAACCCCTATCGTACAGTTTTCCATCTCCAGATCCTGTGAACATATGTCCGGAGAGAGAACTGCAATCCAGCTGATCTGCTCCTCTGTAGAAACTCACTGAAAATGCCGTGTCCTGGATGGAAATCAAAGAATCTGGTACGAATACCGACATCAACGATTCACAATAATAGAACGCTTTGTCCCCGATGGACATTACAGAATTCCCTATTGAGAGATACATCAATAATTCACAATAGGCGAACGAATAACTTCCAATCGAAGTCACGGAGTCCGGAATAGATATCGACAGCAAGGATTCGCAGTCGTAGAAAGCCCAATCCCCTATGGAAATCACGGAATCCGGAATGATTATTGAAGCAAGGGATATACATCTGCTGAATACAGAGTCACCAAGAGACGTTACATAACGCGAGATCTCCACGGATTTCAGGGAATCACAGCCAGAAAACGCATTATCTCCTATGGATGCCACGAAATCGGGAATGACTATTGATTGCAGGGAGTCGCAATTTCCGAACGCATATTCCCCTAAGGATGTCACAGAATCAGGTATAGATATCGAAGACAGGGATTCACAGCTGTAAAAAGCCCAATTCCCGATGGATGTCACGGAATCGGGGACATTTACTGAAACCAAGGATGTGCACCCATCAAATACTGAGTCACCAATGGACGTCACATAACGCGGAATATCCAAAGATTTCAGGGAATCACAGCCAGAAAAAGCACCACTTTCTATAGATGTCACGGAATCGGGAATGGATATAGACGACAGAGACTCGCAATTTCCGAACGCATGTTTCCCTAACGATGTCACGGAATCAGGTATAGATATCGACGATAGGGAGCCACAATTGTAAAAGGCCCAATTCCCGATGGATGTCACGGAATCGGGGACATTTACTGAAACCAAGGATGTGCACCCATCAAATACTGATGAACCGATGGACGTCACTGAATGTGATATTTCCAATGATTCTAAGGATATACATTCAGAAAACGCACTGCTTCCAATGTCGATCACAGAATCAGGAATGGATATGGAAGAGAGGGATTCGCAACCACTAAACGCACTGCTCCCAATCGAGGTCACGGAATTCGGAATAACTACTGATGCCAGAGATGAACACCCATTAAACGCATAACTGCCAATAGTTTTTACCGATTCAGGCATTATTAAAGATGATAATGAAGTACAATTCTCGAATGAACAAAAATCTATTTCCGTTACCGATTTACCTAAACTTACAGATTCCAAATTTTTACAGTTATAAAAAGCATAATCATCGATTAACGTTACAAAATCCGGAATTATAACTGACATCAAGGATTCGCAACCAGAAAATGCATTGCTTCCGATGGACATCACTGTGATCGGAATCACATATTCGCTGTCCTGCTTTCCGATAGGGTATTTTTTCAGAGTGATTCTGTCTTTATCGAAAAGAACGCCGTCTAATGAGCTATATTTTGTATTCTTAGGGTCAACGAATATAGACGTCATTGATGTGCAATCAGAGAAAGCATCCGACCATATGTATGTAACAGAATCGGGTATGGTCACGGATGCCAGAGATGTGCAGCCTGAAAACGCCAACCACCCGATTTCTGTCAAAGAATCGGGCAGCACCAGCGATGATAAAAGAGTGCATCCGTAAAAAGCACGGCTTCCAACAGAAGTTACCCCATTTTCAATGGTTACTGTCTTTATGCTTTGTCCCCAGGGAATAGAATCAGAATAGCTGTAATCCACCATCTCTCCTGATCCGGAAATGGTTAAATTGCCGCTATCGTCAAGATACCAAGTAACATTATCTCCGCAAGTTCCAGTTGATGTGGCGTCGACCGAGTCCGCCAAAACCAACATCCCACCTGCAATGGCTAATAAAGCCATCACCAGACAACATTTATAATCCGTCATCAGACTAAATCTCCTTTCAAGAGTGCGATTATTGGAATGCTTCCGCCTCTCCGCATATTTCGGAACATGCAGATACCGAAACATCATGGTTGGGCATCATATGCAATCCTCATATCGCAAATAAATAGCTGCTAATGCAGCGCAATCAAAATTAAACTAAAAACGTCCGGAGCCCGAAGGCCCCGCGACAGAATGGTTTTGGGGGCAGAGCCCCCCGGGACCTCACTTCTTCCTCTTGCGGAAGGTGACCTTGGAGTCCTTCATGTTGATGACGGAATCCTCTAGCTTCTTGATCAGGCTGGAGCAGGTCTGCACCAGATCCCATCCGACCTCCTTGGAGAGGACGGCGGTTCCGTTGATGAACAGCCTCGCGCTGACGCTGTACTTGTAGGATCCGCCGACGTCGTTGTATCTGGATACGTGCATCGTCAGGGATTCCGGCTTGTATATCTTGGAGATCTTCGACACCATCGCCTCTATGTCGGCGTAGATGGGCTCCACCATGTGCTTCTCATCGTCCTCCAATCCGCTGATCTGCACGAAGAGCATATCCCTCTCCCTGCACGCGGATATGAGCTCCAATATGTCGAACTCGGTGATTATACCGACCAGGTTCCTTCCTTCCACCACCGGCAGCGAGGAGAACTTGTTCTCGACCATGAGGTCGACGGCCTCGGCAATGTCGCAATCCCATTCGATGACGGTAGCCGAGGTGGTCGCGATGGATTCCACGGTAATCTGGGAGCGGGAGCTCTTCTCCAAATCTGCGATGGACTTGTTCTCCTTCTTCCAGTTGTTGTCGATGATCTCTCTCATCCCGACTATTCCGGTGACGTGGTTCTGATCGTCGACCACTGGCACCGACCTGTAATCCTCGCGGATCATCAGGTCCAAAGCGTCGTCCATGAGATCGTTGACCTTGACGGATTGCACCGGGTTGCTCATTATCTCCCAGACCTTGATCTCCTTCAGGGCGCGTATGTCCCTGACAATCTCTATCAGCCTGTTCCTCTCGATTATGCCCACGATCTTCTTCCCGCTCAGAATCGGGAGCTGCCTGCAGTTGTTGGTGACTATCAGCTCTGCGATCCTGGTTATCTCCATGTCAGCGGTGACCGCCGGGAAATTGCGTATCAGGCCCTTGACCTTCGCATCCAAAGATAGACTCTTCTTTCTGAGTATCGATGAATAGCTCACCATACCCAACAATTCGCCCTGGTCGACCACGGGAACGTCCTGGTATCTGGTCTTCTTCATAACCGAAAGCACATCTGCGATGCGGTCCTCCGGCGAGACCACCGGGAAGTCCTCGGACATGATCCTCTCGACGGAGATTCCGTCGATCTGCGACCTGAGCATAGAAAGCTTCTTGAGATCTTCTAGGTCCTTAACAGCCATGTCTTGCACCTCTGGATAAGAAATCGGTTGGATGGGAATTTAATACTTGTCGATGGAATCGCATCGGGGAAGACTGGGAGGGAAGGGCCATTCATCCATCCCCATAAAAATGATGTTAAGAGGGAGTTGGACTTCGAATCCAACTTTCCCCCTTCAAAAGAGCTTAAATATTCAAAGTTCGGCGAAAGGCTTTCCCGCTAAAAGGGAGTCGATAATGGCTGCGGCTTCCTGCGCTTTTATGCGCTTCTGCTCGGTGGAATCCCTGTCCCTTATGGTGACGGTGCCATCCTTGAGGGAGTCGTAATCCACGGTTATGCACCAGGGAGTCCCGACCTCGTCCATGCGGGCGTATCTCTTCCCGATGGTCCCGGAGCCGTCGTAGTAAGCCTCCACCCTGTGGGTGTGGACCTTCTCATAGATTTCTTTGGCCATGGTGTCAAGACCGTCCTTCTCCATCAGCGGGAACACCCCGACTTTGATGGGTGCGACGGCTGGGACAAGCTTCAGGACTGTGTATCCGTCTTCGCCCTGGCAGAACGCGTGCTCGAGCAGGGAGTAGAAAATTCTGTCTAATCCGTGGGAAGGCTCGATCACATGGGGGATCACGCGTATCCCTGCGACTTTCTCCGTTCTCCTCACTATCTCGAAGTATTCCTCTCCGAGGACGATCTCTTCCCCGCCCACGCTGATGGTCAGCTTGCCGTCCTTCACATCGGAGGGCTGCATCTTCTCCATGGCGGCGGCGATGTCCTTCGCTTTGCCTTTGAAGGCGGGCCCGAGCGCCTTGTGCTTGGCGGCGACCTTCTCGACCTCCATCTCCTTGGGCTCGTCGAACCTCTTGAGGTGGGTGAGGTCCGCGCCTGAGAACTGGGCGTGCCTGGAGAGATCCCAAGATCCCCTGTCGGCGATGCCCACTATCTCCGTCCATCCGTAGGATAGGAGGGCTTCAGCATCCCAGCAATCGGCGGCGTAATGGGCCATCTCATCCTTCTCGTGCTCCCTGAATCTGAGCCTGGAAGGGTCGATCCCCAGCCCGGTGAGGAGCTGCTTGGTGGTGTATACGAAATAAGCGAGAACGCGGTTGGCGATGACGCCCTTCTCGACCGCTTCCTTGACGGTCATGGTGACCGGCTGAAGGGTCGTGTTGGGGATCAGATCGAGGGCCTCGTTCTCTATCTCGGAGAATCTGGCCCAATCCTTGTCATCGGGATCCACGAAGAGTTCGACCTCCATCTGGTTGAACTCCCTCATGCGGATCATGCCCTGGCGGGGCGCGATCTCGTTCCTGTAGCTCCTTCCGGTCTGGATCACGCCGAGCGGGAGCTTCTCCCTGTTGTATCTGTACAGATTGGGATAGTTGACGAATATGCCCTGGGCGGTCTCCGGCCTGAGATATCCGACGCGAGCGGAGCCGGGGCCGATGTTGGTCCTGAACATCAGGTTGAACTCTCCTACCGGGCCGAGGTCCCCTCCGCATGCCGGACACTTTATCCCGTGCTTGGCGAATGCCTCCTCCAGCTGCTTGGGGGTGAGGACGTCGGGATTGTCATAGAATCCCTTGACCATGTGGTCGGCCCTGTAGGGCGCGTTGCAATTCTGGCAGTAGGTGATGAGGTCGGCGAAATTCTCAACATGGCCCGATGCCGCGAGAACCTCGCGAGGGTTCACGGTCTCGGAATCGATCTCGACGAATCCTTCCCTGCCTTTGTAGATGGCCCTCCACATCTCCACAATGTTGTTCCTGAGGGCGCATCCGAGGGGCCCGTAATCGTACATGCCGGCTACCCCTCCGTAAAGCTCGAAGGAAGGCCAGATGAATCCCCTGCGTTTGCAGAGGGACATGAGATCGTTGCTGTTCGCGTCAGTCATCTAAATTACCTGTGATCACGCGCAGAACGTCGATGTCATATATCATTCCGACGAGTTCTTCCTTGTTGCCGCGAACCGGTATCTGCCCGAAATCGTAGTCGAGCATCATCTTGGCGATGTCCGCCCCATTCGTCTTCTTGTAGACGGTTATGGGATCTCTTACCATGTAATCGCTGACCTTCCTGTCATCGAAATACTTCTCGTCTACGGAATAGAAAAGCGGAAGGACGTTCCTGTATCCCGCGTAGTCTGAGCCGCTGGCGATGCCCATAGACTTGAGGGTTTCCGACTCTTTCATCTGGTCGGTGAACAGGTCGCGGTCTGTGAATATCCCGACGAGCTTTCCGTGGGCGTCCAGAACGGGAACCGCGGTGACGTCGCTGATCCTCATTGCCGCGATGGTGTACGCGAGAGGGCTCTCCTCGTAAGCGGTGACGCAAGTGGTCCTGATGAGCTTCTCCGCGACGATGTCCGTCTTTATCGACCTTGCCTGGCGGAGAAGATCCGTAGGGGTGACGATGCCGACGAGCTTGGAGTCCTTGATGACCGGGAGCCTGTGGAACCTGTTCTTGAGCAGGATCTCCGCGGCCTCCTCGATCGGACGGTCGTAGGAGATCGAAGTGATGTTCGTCTTCATTATGAGCGACAGCTGATCCTCTTTGGTGTCGCGGAAAACGTCTTTCCTGGAGACGATCCCCACCAGCTTCCCATCGTCCGCGCGGACAACCGGCAATCCGGTGAGCTTGTTCCTGACCATCAGGTTGATGGCGTCGTTGCGCGTTCCGGGGACTTCGGCGACGATCGGGGCCGGCGTCATTATGTCTGCGACGGTCTTTCCAAGCAATTCAATTCCCCGCTTCAGAAGCCCTGACCACTAGGACCGGACACGAAGAGGCCCTTACGACCCTTTCCGCCACGCTTCCCATGAGCAGCTTGGACATTCCTGTCCGTCCGAGGGTCCCCATGATTATGATGTCGTATTTGGATGACTCGTCCAGAATCACCTTCACCGGCGAGCCTTCCTTTATCGATATCTCCACCGGGACTCCGGCCTCGGCGGCGAGGTCCTTGACCACGTCGACAGCCTCTTTGCCTTCGGCCGCGAGAGCATCGTAAACGTTCCTGACGGCCGCGTCCATAGGCATATTGGAAATCATCGTCTGATCAAGCACATAAAGCGCCGTGATCTTTCCGCCGGTTTGCTTGGCGAAATCTACGGCTGCTCTGACGGCCGACTTTGTATATTCGCTTCCGTCAGTGGGAACGAGTATGTTCTTGAACTCCATGTAATCCACCTCTTTTTCTTGTCAAGGGAAAGCTTGGGGCGCCGACGCGGAATATGCTCTCCGCGGAAGGTTCGCCTTCGAACGGGACTGCCAAGCACTGTCCTTGGATTGCTTCGCTTATTCTTATATTCTGATTTAATAACTTGCTATTTAGCGATGAAAAAGTGCCGAAAACCGATGCGGAGTCCCCTCCTTGCTTCGCCATGGCCCTTACGAACAGATTGGCTTCGGCGGCCAAATCCGGGACTCTGAGCATACCGTTGTCCGTACCC is part of the Candidatus Methanomethylophilaceae archaeon genome and harbors:
- a CDS encoding leucine-rich repeat protein, whose amino-acid sequence is MAIKSIAPFPDHSGGLEEGGTRIPSSSGGHASRRNGPGMLAVLALMLIAAAAMIPMSPLFDEYDASSSGTCGENLSWNLDRSGNLVISGSGPMDDYSINSPWADNRIKSVTIEDQVTSIGSYAFFGCSYLRTISMPDSIVSIGSYAFFGCSNLGSISIPGHVVSIGEQSFVGTPIKSLAIPDSADSIGDYAFSGCDSLESVSIGNSVGRIGDYAFYGCDLLESVSFGSSVARIGAWAFSDCVSLASVDIPCSAESIGDGAFCGCSSLESIAVDQENAKYSSSDGVLFDKDKTLLIAYPAGKQDYVYEIPSSVGLIGIRAFFRCDHLASVGIPDSVASIGSYAFFGCGSLVSAAIPSSVASIGDWAFSECGSLASLTIGDSAGPIGIGAFDNCVSLSYIAIGDSVGPIGAYAFYGLEFYAGTSLLDYGSLPGHTFAGSGDGKLYSSDSELSYSVRDGEAILNGFGAGYAGARDIVAIPSEYNGYPVTSIASKAFYGCADLKHVTIPASVKTIGSYAFYRCTSLESVSLGLVESVGLKSFSYCQSLTDISIPSTLKKIGSYAFFSCGLTSITIPGDDVVLEASAFSACKNMKDIRFIGHGAVIGTNAFYNNNGVSSVDLSTVASVGFKAFPYCNGLTSLTIPSNISVVSEYAFFNCINLKDLTVEDGVRKIGKSAFSGCKSLENVYLSKSLIYIGPNAFYGITFKDFNGNVMEHTLKLRGHTYVESGKALCMLEDLIDGEQFSVDGLDYTIISADFRKASITGYSDAVSVAPSSVVYKGWEISVASIADKAFYKCGTLVSADLKNVESIGMKAFANCYSLQSIEFGGNLDSMGPYAFYGLSFYDGKSKLTASPETLKGHEFSGAAPKLYLVS
- a CDS encoding valine--tRNA ligase, producing the protein MAQYDSASIEKRWQDMWDSEAVYRFDPKSDKPVFSIDNPPRYTSGPLHLGHATGYSLIDFAARFRRMRGYNVFFPLCFDVNGTPIEVKVEKKHHITKLDTPRQEYRRLCEEYANGFIAQMTEDFKMLGESMDPSIYYQTDAPYYRKITQLSFVNLFKRGLVYKANFPVNWCPGCMTALADAEVEYRDNVNKLNYIKFMVADSGKEDDYVLVATTRPELLCTCKVVAVNPEDKEKAHLVGKELITPLYGRRVKVISDPAVKLDYGTGNVMICTIGDKDDLMWVMKYRLPMEKGIDESGKMTELSGKYAGMPVLEAREAAIEDLRAAGLLVKQEDNPQQVSICWRCHTPIEFLQVPQWFLKTTSFKDAILKRADEIGWHPEFMKTRLRDWTNSLEWDWVLSRQRVFATPIPIWECESCGHAICATEEQCYVDPVFDAPPVEKCPKCGGKLIGCPDVFDTWMDSSGSSLYNTFWGRDEELHKKLFPMSLRPQSHDIIRTWAFYSILRAEQIEESIPWKDIMIHGFIMAPDGTPMHSSIGNVIDPIPILKNYGADALRYYAATCSLGIDHAFREKDVIRGRKLCNKVFNLGQFAGRFLSDVPKECSELRVSDRWIISRYTEVLKTVTSCLEEYQFDKAMREVEGFIWHEFADNYVEMVKARNDPAVRYTIYNVFLGSIKMLAPFMPHVTEDVYQEHFKAVDGCRSVHLTPWPEPMFIDKDAEAAGEKLKDVLAEIRSWKSEKKIPLNAELSLVEFVGADAKDLECAADDIKETTKAKEVRIAPEARLTEEVAGVKPVHSKLGPAFKAKAKAIVSAIASMDPGEVSKSLEFGAVEVEVGGEMISVGSEYFEVEKRLMLDGKAVDTIQVGGILILIEL